From the Candidatus Deferrimicrobium sp. genome, one window contains:
- a CDS encoding glycerophosphodiester phosphodiesterase, translating into MRPFFPGRESKRPIFVAHRGASDHALENSPSAFALAASGGADMIEFDVRLSSDGVPVVFHDGRTGRTAKEKLAIARTAASRLRGVWLKNGEKLPFLADVLEIVGGKVPINIESKTSGGIAAAAKALSKAGYRGELLLSSGLRGECLAARDLLPGMPCGLVTRRPSASDLAFCLRHGLSSIHPSRRLLTVLRLRKVAASGIPLLPYTVDDPAEAFALIAAGAVGVFSNRALTLREEWNRR; encoded by the coding sequence ATGCGTCCTTTTTTCCCTGGCCGGGAGTCGAAACGTCCGATCTTCGTCGCCCACCGCGGCGCGTCAGATCATGCGCTCGAGAACTCTCCGTCCGCGTTCGCCCTGGCGGCCTCCGGTGGCGCCGACATGATCGAGTTCGACGTCCGTCTGTCGTCCGACGGCGTCCCGGTGGTGTTCCACGACGGTCGGACGGGGAGGACGGCGAAGGAGAAACTGGCCATTGCGCGCACGGCGGCGTCCCGCCTCCGGGGGGTTTGGCTGAAGAACGGGGAGAAGCTCCCTTTTCTCGCCGACGTGCTCGAGATCGTCGGGGGGAAGGTTCCGATCAACATCGAATCGAAGACGTCCGGCGGGATCGCCGCAGCGGCGAAGGCGCTATCGAAGGCGGGCTACCGGGGGGAACTTCTCCTCTCGTCGGGGCTGCGCGGCGAGTGCCTCGCCGCCCGGGACCTTCTTCCAGGGATGCCTTGCGGACTGGTCACCCGCCGCCCGTCGGCGTCGGACCTCGCCTTCTGTCTCCGCCACGGTCTCTCCTCGATCCACCCCTCCCGCCGGCTCCTCACCGTCCTGCGTCTCCGGAAGGTCGCCGCGTCGGGCATCCCCCTCCTGCCGTACACGGTCGACGACCCGGCGGAGGCGTTCGCCCTGATCGCCGCCGGCGCCGTCGGCGTCTTCTCCAACCGCGCCCTGACCCTCCGCGAGGAGTGGAACCGGCGCTAA